In Cystobacter ferrugineus, the following proteins share a genomic window:
- a CDS encoding MXAN_5453 family MXYO-CTERM-anchored protein: MKRSALVDRKSLFAALGTLLLAGPALAELPRYTFQLQARSNMVGNSSGAYNLEPGALLPGSYTLPLTKDRRVGFTLTFTPEGSPSLWYGVEGKGERIYTLPSMGEDARMGDPSLDSQGNVVFAVTGANDNTNNGIYLLNVDDPKQVRVIREPLGASSWSSLVLNEAQQFAARTRVGIGNAYALYTPREGRYEVTLIATDRDLDAASPYTYLYSPNLNDLGQIVAAVDLQPATKEWFQELRVWNPEGTSHLIAESRGRNPSSSIYRFASVQPALNNHGQIAFLALVRDAAEKQSTALFLWDGDELKTLAQEGQGDIKELEIFPPDINDQGLVVFRAFRADGLRAVWVSDGETLEPVVTEHDILPSDLGPARVDQETPSNPVFGGAPMINSRGDISFCAGLAPPKDDQEEWGSAIYVAQSSFTPPAESDGGVEPDAGTVPDGGDAPDGGTQAPDAGSDNPAPGGPGSPGGCGCHAVASAALWPWALVGLLRLARSRRARRQDGSRLD; this comes from the coding sequence ATGAAACGCAGTGCATTGGTTGATCGGAAATCCCTGTTCGCGGCCCTGGGGACGCTCCTGCTTGCGGGGCCGGCCCTCGCCGAGCTGCCGCGGTACACCTTCCAGCTCCAGGCCCGGAGCAACATGGTGGGCAACAGTTCCGGGGCCTACAACCTGGAGCCAGGCGCCCTGCTCCCCGGCAGCTATACGCTTCCCCTCACGAAGGACCGGCGGGTGGGCTTCACCCTGACCTTCACGCCCGAGGGCTCCCCGAGTCTCTGGTATGGCGTGGAGGGAAAGGGGGAGCGGATCTACACCCTGCCGAGCATGGGAGAGGATGCCCGCATGGGAGACCCCAGCCTCGACTCCCAGGGCAACGTGGTGTTCGCCGTCACCGGCGCGAATGACAACACGAACAATGGCATCTACCTGTTGAACGTGGACGATCCGAAGCAGGTCCGGGTCATCCGCGAGCCCCTGGGCGCCTCGTCCTGGTCGAGCCTCGTGCTCAACGAGGCGCAGCAGTTCGCGGCCCGAACCCGTGTCGGCATCGGCAACGCCTACGCCCTGTACACCCCTCGGGAGGGGCGCTACGAGGTGACGCTCATCGCCACGGACCGCGATCTCGACGCGGCCAGCCCCTATACCTACCTCTACTCGCCCAACCTCAACGATCTGGGACAGATCGTGGCCGCGGTGGATCTGCAGCCCGCTACCAAGGAGTGGTTCCAGGAGCTGCGCGTGTGGAACCCGGAGGGCACGTCCCACCTCATCGCGGAGTCGCGCGGGCGCAATCCCTCGTCATCCATCTACCGCTTCGCCTCGGTCCAACCCGCGCTCAACAACCACGGACAGATCGCGTTCCTGGCGTTGGTGCGCGATGCGGCGGAGAAGCAATCCACCGCGCTCTTCCTCTGGGATGGGGACGAGCTGAAGACGCTCGCGCAAGAGGGCCAGGGAGACATCAAGGAGTTGGAGATCTTCCCGCCGGACATCAATGATCAAGGGCTCGTCGTCTTCCGGGCCTTCCGCGCCGACGGGTTGCGCGCGGTGTGGGTGAGCGATGGCGAGACCCTCGAGCCCGTGGTGACGGAGCACGACATCCTCCCCTCGGATCTCGGCCCCGCGCGCGTGGACCAGGAGACGCCCTCGAATCCCGTCTTCGGCGGCGCCCCGATGATCAACAGCCGGGGGGACATCTCCTTCTGCGCGGGCCTGGCTCCGCCAAAGGACGACCAGGAGGAATGGGGCTCTGCCATCTACGTCGCCCAGTCCTCGTTCACGCCGCCGGCAGAAAGTGATGGGGGCGTGGAGCCCGACGCGGGGACGGTGCCGGATGGTGGCGACGCGCCGGACGGAGGCACCCAGGCTCCGGACGCGGGCTCCGACAACCCCGCTCCCGGCGGACCGGGCTCACCCGGGGGCTGCGGCTGCCACGCCGTGGCGTCCGCGGCGCTGTGGCCCTGGGCCCTCGTGGGCCTGCTGCGTCTGGCCCGGTCGCGGCGAGCCCGGCGCCAGGACGGCTCGCGGCTCGACTGA
- a CDS encoding CARDB domain-containing protein encodes MILLQMLTACGPQQQSSTPPDTGVVASKLDQNVALGKSITTSGYTQVYVAANANDGNRSTYWEGAPNAYPNTLTVNLGASYTVSAVVLQLNPDSVWSTRTQNITVLGRGSASGTFTTLVAAADYTFNPASGNQVTIPLTTTASEIQLRFASNTGAPGAQIAEFQVLGSPSGGTATYALTVNNGSGGGTYAADTVVNISANPAPANQVFSSWSGGVAANFGNIYSATTTYKTTAAAATLTANYVPAGSGGSKYEAEAATLSGGAATTTNHANYSGSGFVEGYWAQGASTRFNVSVTSAGWYDVGLRYGNGFADSNISVYVNGARSAQSALPTTGNWDTWATKVETFYLNAGGNSIAYQYDAGDLANVNLDYITVGATAAKKADLTVADIQWSAASNPPKEGEAITLKAVVRNTGTAASPSGVHKVSFRVNNQEIAASTQPTTTSIAAGASATLTANAAWSSANGTYAITAVVDPDNTIAEFNDANNSATKNLTVTQQPGPDLVVKSISQSPANPSAGSPVTFNVTVANQGLDAAGSSAAVRLTIDGTTNLSGVTSTALAAGASTVVSLGGSWTATNGNHTLAATIDPSNAISESVESNNTLNSSFYVGRGARVPWIEYEAEDGTTNAQVQGPSRALGTIPGEASGRKAVVLSSTGHYVQWTTTAPANSIVIRNSIPDAPGGGGTRATISLYVNGSKVDTLTLSSKEAWVYGDDATQYNNPSAGPPRRIYDESSKLLKTTIPQGATVRLQKDSGDTSPYYAIDFIDLELVADPLPKPEGYVDVTQAGNGWEPAIPNDGIADDNAISQAIWAVQAGRFKGVYLPPGVYDQTNKIQVKGVTIQGAGLWHTRLYNASLAEDAGWGQTGFIITGDDSKFRDFAIFGNTDGLRTQGGKAWVNSAFKNTVIENMWIEHVHCGYWVGGPSESTNLRISNVRIRNTGADGINLCNGTKDSVIENSHARNTGDDAFAIWSATDLYPQPDRNNVIRNCSVQIVWRAAAYAIYGGVGNRIENSTAADVLTYPGLTVSSEFNPYPMESATIDGLTLTRTGGTYWGGQQFGSIWLRGDQNPTNGITIKNVDIIDPTYQGISIQNNGGVFTNVSFDHITITNPTTYGIQVLSTAKGGATFSNVTVNNAPSGKVVNQSNGGFTITNGGGNNW; translated from the coding sequence TTGATTTTGCTTCAGATGCTGACGGCCTGCGGTCCCCAGCAGCAGTCGTCCACGCCCCCCGACACGGGCGTGGTGGCTTCGAAGCTGGACCAGAACGTCGCGCTCGGAAAGAGCATCACGACCTCGGGTTATACGCAGGTCTATGTCGCGGCGAACGCGAATGATGGCAACCGGAGCACCTACTGGGAGGGCGCGCCCAATGCCTATCCCAATACCCTGACGGTGAACCTCGGCGCCAGCTACACGGTCAGCGCCGTGGTGTTGCAGCTCAACCCGGACAGCGTCTGGAGCACCCGAACCCAGAACATCACGGTGCTGGGTCGCGGCTCGGCGAGCGGCACCTTCACCACCCTGGTGGCCGCGGCGGACTACACCTTCAACCCCGCGAGCGGCAATCAGGTGACCATCCCCCTGACGACGACCGCGAGCGAGATCCAATTGCGCTTCGCGTCGAACACGGGCGCCCCCGGCGCGCAGATCGCGGAGTTCCAGGTCCTCGGCTCGCCGTCCGGCGGAACGGCGACCTATGCCCTGACGGTCAACAACGGCTCGGGCGGCGGCACCTACGCGGCCGACACCGTGGTGAACATCTCGGCCAACCCCGCCCCCGCCAACCAGGTCTTCAGCTCCTGGTCGGGTGGTGTCGCGGCCAACTTCGGCAACATCTACTCGGCGACCACCACGTACAAGACGACCGCGGCCGCGGCCACCCTCACCGCCAACTACGTGCCGGCGGGCTCGGGCGGCTCCAAGTACGAGGCGGAAGCGGCGACCCTGAGCGGCGGCGCGGCGACCACCACCAACCACGCCAACTACAGCGGCTCGGGCTTCGTGGAGGGCTACTGGGCCCAGGGCGCGAGCACCCGCTTCAACGTCTCCGTCACGAGTGCCGGCTGGTATGACGTGGGCCTGCGCTATGGCAACGGCTTCGCGGACTCCAACATCTCCGTCTACGTGAACGGCGCGCGCAGCGCGCAGAGCGCCCTGCCCACCACCGGCAACTGGGACACCTGGGCCACCAAGGTCGAGACCTTCTACCTGAACGCCGGTGGCAACTCGATCGCCTACCAGTACGACGCGGGCGACCTCGCGAACGTCAACCTGGACTACATCACCGTCGGAGCCACGGCCGCCAAGAAGGCCGACCTGACCGTGGCCGACATCCAGTGGAGCGCGGCGAGCAACCCGCCCAAGGAGGGCGAGGCCATCACCCTCAAGGCCGTGGTGCGCAACACCGGCACGGCCGCCAGCCCGAGTGGCGTCCACAAGGTCTCCTTCCGCGTGAACAACCAGGAGATCGCCGCCTCGACGCAGCCCACCACGACGTCCATCGCGGCCGGCGCGAGCGCCACCCTGACGGCCAACGCCGCCTGGTCTTCCGCCAACGGCACCTACGCCATCACCGCCGTCGTGGACCCGGACAACACCATCGCCGAGTTCAACGACGCCAACAACAGCGCCACCAAGAACCTCACGGTGACGCAGCAGCCCGGCCCGGACCTCGTGGTGAAGTCCATCTCCCAGAGCCCGGCCAACCCCTCCGCGGGCAGCCCGGTCACCTTCAACGTGACCGTCGCCAACCAGGGCCTCGACGCGGCCGGCAGCTCCGCCGCCGTCCGGCTCACCATCGACGGAACGACGAACCTCTCGGGCGTCACCTCCACGGCGCTCGCCGCGGGCGCCTCGACCGTCGTGAGCCTCGGCGGCTCCTGGACGGCCACCAACGGCAACCACACCCTCGCCGCGACGATCGATCCCTCCAACGCCATCTCCGAGTCCGTGGAGAGCAACAACACGCTGAACTCCAGCTTCTACGTCGGCCGCGGCGCCCGCGTGCCGTGGATCGAGTACGAGGCCGAGGACGGGACGACCAACGCCCAGGTCCAGGGTCCCAGCCGCGCGCTCGGCACCATCCCGGGCGAGGCGTCCGGACGCAAGGCCGTGGTGCTCAGCTCGACCGGCCACTACGTGCAGTGGACCACCACCGCGCCCGCCAACTCCATCGTCATCCGCAACAGCATCCCCGACGCGCCCGGCGGCGGCGGCACCCGAGCCACCATCAGCCTCTACGTCAACGGCAGCAAGGTGGACACCCTCACCCTCTCCTCCAAGGAGGCCTGGGTCTACGGTGACGACGCCACCCAGTACAACAACCCCTCGGCGGGCCCCCCGCGCCGCATCTACGACGAGTCCAGCAAGCTGCTGAAGACCACCATCCCCCAGGGCGCCACCGTCCGCCTCCAGAAGGACTCGGGCGACACCTCCCCGTACTACGCCATCGACTTCATCGACCTCGAGCTCGTCGCGGATCCGCTCCCCAAGCCCGAGGGCTACGTCGACGTCACCCAGGCGGGCAACGGCTGGGAGCCCGCCATCCCCAACGATGGCATCGCCGACGACAACGCCATCAGCCAGGCCATCTGGGCGGTCCAGGCCGGCAGGTTCAAGGGTGTGTACCTCCCGCCGGGCGTCTACGATCAGACGAACAAGATCCAGGTCAAGGGCGTCACCATCCAGGGCGCGGGCCTGTGGCACACCCGGCTCTACAACGCCAGCCTGGCCGAGGACGCGGGCTGGGGTCAGACCGGCTTCATCATCACCGGCGATGACTCGAAGTTCCGCGACTTCGCCATCTTCGGCAACACCGACGGCCTGCGGACCCAGGGTGGCAAGGCCTGGGTGAACTCGGCCTTCAAGAACACCGTCATCGAGAACATGTGGATCGAGCACGTCCACTGCGGCTACTGGGTCGGCGGCCCCTCCGAGTCGACGAACCTGCGCATCAGCAACGTGCGCATCCGCAACACCGGCGCGGACGGCATCAACCTGTGCAACGGCACCAAGGACAGCGTCATCGAGAACTCGCACGCCCGCAACACGGGTGACGATGCCTTCGCCATCTGGTCCGCGACCGACCTCTACCCGCAGCCGGACCGCAACAACGTCATCCGCAACTGCAGCGTGCAGATCGTCTGGCGCGCCGCCGCCTACGCCATCTACGGCGGCGTCGGCAACCGCATCGAGAACAGCACCGCCGCGGATGTGCTCACCTACCCCGGCCTGACCGTCAGCTCCGAGTTCAACCCCTACCCCATGGAGTCCGCGACGATCGACGGCCTGACCCTCACCCGCACCGGTGGCACCTACTGGGGTGGTCAGCAGTTCGGCTCCATCTGGCTGCGCGGCGACCAGAACCCGACCAACGGCATCACCATCAAGAACGTCGACATCATCGACCCGACCTACCAGGGCATCAGCATCCAGAACAACGGGGGCGTCTTCACCAACGTGTCGTTCGATCACATCACCATCACCAACCCCACCACCTACGGCATCCAGGTGCTGTCCACGGCCAAGGGTGGCGCCACCTTCAGCAACGTGACGGTGAACAACGCCCCCAGCGGCAAGGTCGTCAACCAGAGCAACGGCGGCTTCACCATCACCAACGGCGGCGGCAACAACTGGTAG
- a CDS encoding ABC transporter substrate-binding protein has translation MRHVLMAISVAATLVVPTVSAAETVAISCGTVGKEFELCKQGAEAWAKKSGHQVKLVSGSTDASEQLTVFQQQLSAGSPDIDVFRVDVVWPGILGAHFIDLKQYIPDDVVKQHFPAIVENNTVDGKLVAMPWFTDAGVLYYRKDLLEKHKQKPPTTWQELATTAKLVQDAERKAGNDKMVGFVFQAKAAETLTCNALEWIDSFGGGAIVGKDGKVTIDNPKAAEALKTAASWIGTIAPQGVLNYEEEGARGVFQSGNAVFMRNWPYAWALANSPDSPINGKVGVVALPKGGADGKSTGTLGGWNLSVSKYSKHPEIAADLVKYLTSAEEQKRRAILGSFNPTIVSLYKDADVLKANPFFGTLLDTFTNAVARPAKVTGTKYSRVSADFRNTVHSILSGGAAQTEAKVKDLQKKLDRMGRNGKW, from the coding sequence ATGCGTCACGTGCTGATGGCGATCAGCGTCGCCGCCACCCTGGTTGTTCCCACCGTCTCCGCCGCGGAGACCGTGGCCATTTCTTGCGGCACCGTGGGCAAGGAATTCGAACTCTGCAAGCAGGGTGCGGAGGCGTGGGCCAAGAAGAGCGGCCACCAGGTGAAGCTCGTCAGTGGCTCCACGGATGCCAGCGAGCAGTTGACGGTATTTCAGCAGCAACTGTCCGCGGGCTCCCCGGACATCGACGTCTTCCGGGTGGACGTGGTGTGGCCTGGCATCCTCGGGGCCCACTTCATCGACCTGAAGCAATACATTCCGGACGACGTGGTGAAGCAGCACTTCCCGGCCATCGTGGAGAACAACACGGTGGACGGCAAGCTCGTGGCGATGCCGTGGTTCACCGACGCGGGCGTGCTGTACTACCGCAAGGATCTGCTCGAGAAGCACAAGCAGAAGCCCCCCACCACCTGGCAGGAGCTGGCCACGACGGCCAAGCTGGTGCAGGACGCCGAGCGCAAGGCCGGCAATGACAAGATGGTGGGCTTCGTCTTCCAGGCGAAGGCGGCCGAGACGCTGACCTGCAACGCGCTGGAGTGGATCGACTCCTTCGGCGGCGGGGCCATCGTCGGCAAGGATGGCAAGGTCACCATCGACAACCCGAAGGCGGCGGAGGCGCTGAAGACGGCGGCCTCGTGGATTGGCACCATCGCGCCCCAGGGCGTGCTCAACTACGAGGAGGAGGGCGCGCGCGGCGTCTTCCAGTCGGGCAACGCGGTGTTCATGCGCAACTGGCCCTACGCGTGGGCGCTGGCCAACTCGCCGGACAGCCCCATCAACGGCAAGGTGGGCGTGGTGGCGCTGCCCAAGGGCGGCGCGGACGGCAAGTCCACCGGCACCCTGGGCGGCTGGAACCTGTCGGTGTCCAAGTACTCCAAGCACCCGGAGATCGCCGCGGACCTGGTGAAGTACCTCACGAGCGCCGAGGAGCAGAAGCGCCGCGCCATCCTCGGCTCCTTCAACCCCACCATCGTCAGCCTCTACAAGGACGCGGACGTGTTGAAGGCCAATCCCTTCTTCGGCACGCTCCTGGACACCTTCACCAACGCGGTCGCCCGGCCGGCGAAGGTGACGGGGACCAAGTACAGCCGCGTGAGCGCGGACTTCCGCAACACCGTGCACTCCATCCTCTCCGGCGGCGCGGCGCAGACCGAGGCCAAGGTGAAGGATCTGCAGAAGAAGCTCGACCGCATGGGCCGCAACGGCAAGTGGTGA
- a CDS encoding glycosyl hydrolase family 28-related protein: MKRNTRVETSPAPIHKLLTAGLLVLSLGSGACSESTEGAPRGANVPWTEYQAEDGRTNATVLGPNRTRYDQAYIEAEAIGRKAVRLDKTGDHVAITAKKAANSIVVRLSIPDSPDGGGIDSTLGLYVNGQRVKSLAVTSRYSWVYGGEELRTPNTPSSGEPHAFFDETRALIDPIPAGAEVKLQKDAQDTAAFYVIDLIDLEQVAPPLEKPADLVSVTEYGALPDDNVDDGEAIQNAIDAAVGERKKGLWIPRGTYLVNQVKQGQLGLSLKGIEIRGAGMWYTHLKGAKATFYCWGEGGCRFSDFSILGEVDFRDDDIPNNGFNGGVGKNTSIENVWVEHVKVGFWCGTDADPYGTDGLVVRHSRFRNLYADGINLANGTRNSVVEHCHFRNTGDDAMAMWSNKGAGDPASHDNVYRYNTVQMPWRANCFAIYGGYNNTIEKSVCEDVLTYSGILIDNEFDAHPFAPTTTLKDISLIRAGGPMSGMNHGALRFYTRQGPVNDITAENIDIYDSTFAGIQFQNHPDSQGSTFSNILLENVFVTGSRTYGIEVIDGAGGRASFEDVVVKDSGKGALNAPGVPGNFFDKRSGNMGW; the protein is encoded by the coding sequence ATGAAGCGAAACACTCGCGTTGAAACCAGCCCCGCTCCCATCCACAAGCTTCTGACGGCGGGCCTGCTGGTGCTTTCCCTGGGCAGTGGTGCGTGCTCCGAATCCACGGAGGGCGCCCCTCGGGGGGCCAACGTCCCCTGGACGGAATACCAGGCGGAGGACGGCAGGACGAACGCGACGGTGCTCGGACCCAACCGGACGCGCTATGACCAGGCGTACATCGAGGCGGAGGCCATCGGGCGCAAGGCGGTCCGCCTGGACAAGACGGGCGACCACGTGGCCATCACCGCGAAGAAGGCGGCCAATTCCATCGTCGTGCGTCTGTCGATTCCGGACTCGCCGGACGGTGGTGGCATCGACTCGACCCTGGGCCTCTATGTGAATGGCCAGCGCGTCAAGTCGCTGGCGGTGACCTCACGCTACTCGTGGGTCTACGGCGGTGAGGAGCTGCGCACCCCCAACACTCCCAGTTCCGGTGAGCCGCATGCCTTCTTCGACGAGACGCGGGCGCTGATCGATCCGATTCCGGCCGGCGCGGAGGTGAAGCTCCAGAAGGACGCCCAGGATACCGCGGCGTTCTACGTCATCGACCTCATCGATCTGGAGCAGGTCGCGCCGCCGCTGGAGAAGCCCGCGGACCTGGTGTCCGTCACCGAGTATGGCGCGCTCCCGGACGACAACGTGGACGACGGCGAGGCGATCCAGAACGCCATCGACGCGGCCGTGGGTGAACGGAAGAAAGGGTTGTGGATTCCCCGGGGCACCTACCTCGTCAACCAGGTGAAGCAAGGCCAGTTGGGCCTGTCGCTCAAGGGCATCGAAATCCGGGGCGCGGGCATGTGGTACACCCACCTCAAGGGCGCGAAGGCCACCTTCTATTGCTGGGGGGAGGGCGGTTGCCGCTTCTCCGACTTCTCCATCCTCGGTGAGGTCGACTTCCGCGACGACGACATCCCGAACAATGGCTTCAACGGAGGGGTGGGCAAGAACACGAGCATCGAGAACGTCTGGGTCGAGCACGTCAAGGTGGGCTTCTGGTGCGGCACGGACGCGGACCCCTACGGCACGGATGGCCTGGTGGTGCGCCACTCGCGCTTCCGCAATCTCTACGCGGATGGCATCAACCTGGCCAACGGGACGCGCAACTCCGTGGTCGAGCACTGCCACTTCCGCAACACGGGGGATGACGCCATGGCCATGTGGTCCAACAAGGGGGCAGGCGATCCCGCGAGCCACGACAACGTCTACCGCTACAACACGGTGCAGATGCCCTGGCGGGCCAACTGCTTCGCCATCTACGGGGGCTACAACAACACCATCGAGAAGAGCGTGTGTGAGGACGTGCTGACCTACTCGGGCATCCTCATCGACAACGAGTTCGACGCGCACCCGTTCGCCCCGACGACGACCCTCAAGGACATCTCCCTCATCCGCGCGGGTGGCCCCATGTCTGGCATGAACCACGGCGCGCTCCGGTTCTACACGCGCCAGGGTCCCGTCAACGACATCACCGCGGAGAACATCGACATCTACGACTCGACGTTCGCGGGCATCCAGTTCCAGAACCACCCGGACAGCCAGGGCTCCACGTTCTCGAACATCCTGCTCGAGAACGTCTTCGTCACGGGCTCGCGCACCTACGGCATCGAGGTCATCGACGGGGCGGGGGGCCGGGCGAGCTTCGAGGACGTGGTGGTGAAGGACTCCGGGAAGGGCGCCCTCAACGCCCCGGGCGTGCCGGGGAACTTCTTCGACAAGCGCTCGGGCAACATGGGCTGGTAG
- a CDS encoding TetR/AcrR family transcriptional regulator produces the protein MEVFWERGYEGASIADLTEAMGITAPSLYGAFTSKAELYREALDLYQRTHGSAGVPALVEEPTARGFMARVLEEASRAFVDPRHPHGCMVSTAVLNCATENQPVARHVAGLRDASLERLRARFQRAIAEGELPSTTDAEGLARFYGAVIQGMSVQARDGASEEALRKIAALSLVCFPRG, from the coding sequence ATGGAGGTGTTCTGGGAGCGGGGCTACGAGGGCGCGTCCATCGCCGATCTCACCGAGGCGATGGGTATCACCGCTCCCAGCCTGTATGGGGCCTTCACCTCCAAGGCGGAGCTGTACCGGGAAGCCCTGGATCTCTACCAGCGGACGCATGGGTCGGCGGGCGTGCCCGCCCTGGTGGAGGAGCCGACGGCGCGAGGCTTCATGGCCCGCGTGTTGGAGGAGGCCTCGCGTGCGTTCGTCGACCCCCGGCATCCACACGGGTGCATGGTCTCCACGGCGGTGCTCAACTGCGCGACGGAGAACCAGCCGGTGGCCCGGCATGTGGCGGGGTTGCGTGATGCCTCGTTGGAGCGGCTCCGGGCCCGGTTCCAGCGGGCCATCGCCGAGGGCGAGCTGCCCTCCACCACGGATGCCGAGGGCCTCGCCCGGTTCTATGGCGCCGTCATCCAGGGCATGTCCGTGCAGGCCCGGGATGGCGCGAGCGAGGAGGCACTGCGGAAGATCGCCGCGCTCTCACTGGTGTGCTTTCCCCGGGGGTGA
- a CDS encoding serine hydrolase domain-containing protein: protein MKVGSLLTAVTLGLLLSGLAAAEERTVSARLDAVIDQALADKRVVGAVVLVARDGKVIYHRAAGEADREAHTPMREDAVFRFASMSKPLVSAAALALVDQGKLGLEDPVTRWLPDFRPRLADGREAVITVRQLLTHTAGLSYGFLEPEDGPYHRAGVSDGMDAPGLGLEENLRRIASAPLLYEPGTRWGYSVAIDVLGAVVARAGGAPLPKVVERLVTRPLGLRDTGFTAKDPKRLATPYADGKPEPVRMGELHVVPWGASGVRFVPGRVLNTRSFPSGGAGMVGTAGDFLKFLEAVRTGGTPVLKPTTAALATTGQIGTLDMPANPGWTFGFGGSVLVDATKAATPQSVGTWQWGGAYGHSWFVDPKQRLSVVALTNTAFEGMSGAFPAAIRDAVYAGLVEKDAAQAPTGTTPAR from the coding sequence ATGAAGGTTGGAAGCTTACTCACCGCCGTCACGCTGGGGCTCCTGCTGAGCGGGCTGGCCGCCGCCGAGGAGCGTACGGTGTCGGCGCGGTTGGACGCGGTCATTGATCAGGCGCTGGCCGACAAGCGGGTGGTCGGCGCGGTGGTGCTGGTGGCTCGGGATGGGAAGGTCATCTACCACCGGGCCGCGGGAGAAGCGGATCGCGAGGCGCATACCCCCATGCGCGAGGACGCCGTCTTCCGGTTCGCCTCGATGAGCAAGCCCCTGGTGTCCGCGGCCGCGCTGGCGCTCGTGGACCAGGGCAAGCTGGGGCTGGAGGATCCCGTGACGCGGTGGCTGCCCGACTTCCGGCCGCGGCTCGCGGATGGACGCGAGGCCGTCATCACGGTGCGTCAGTTGCTGACGCATACCGCGGGACTCAGCTACGGCTTCCTGGAGCCGGAGGACGGTCCCTATCACCGCGCGGGTGTCTCGGACGGGATGGACGCGCCCGGGCTGGGCCTGGAGGAGAACCTCCGCCGCATCGCCTCGGCGCCCCTGCTCTACGAGCCCGGAACACGCTGGGGGTACTCCGTCGCCATCGACGTGCTGGGCGCGGTGGTGGCTCGCGCGGGGGGCGCCCCGCTGCCCAAGGTCGTCGAGCGGCTCGTCACCCGTCCGCTGGGCCTGCGGGACACCGGCTTCACGGCGAAGGATCCCAAGCGGCTCGCCACGCCCTACGCGGACGGCAAGCCCGAGCCCGTACGCATGGGCGAACTCCACGTCGTGCCCTGGGGCGCCAGTGGCGTGCGCTTCGTTCCCGGGCGGGTGCTCAACACCCGCTCGTTTCCCTCAGGGGGGGCCGGCATGGTGGGTACGGCCGGTGACTTCCTGAAGTTCCTGGAGGCGGTGCGCACGGGCGGCACTCCGGTGCTGAAGCCCACGACGGCCGCCCTGGCGACGACCGGCCAGATCGGCACGCTGGACATGCCCGCGAACCCGGGGTGGACCTTCGGCTTCGGCGGCTCGGTGCTCGTGGATGCCACCAAGGCGGCCACGCCCCAATCCGTGGGCACCTGGCAGTGGGGAGGCGCCTACGGGCATAGCTGGTTCGTCGATCCGAAGCAGCGCCTGAGCGTCGTCGCGCTGACGAACACGGCCTTCGAGGGCATGTCCGGGGCGTTCCCGGCCGCCATCCGGGATGCCGTCTACGCGGGGCTCGTGGAGAAGGACGCCGCCCAGGCGCCCACGGGAACGACCCCCGCCCGGTGA